A single genomic interval of Vibrio gallicus harbors:
- a CDS encoding metal ABC transporter permease: protein MSIHIFDAYLQFGFMRRSLLACIILSFSLPPLGIFLLLRRMSLVGDALSHAVLPGVAIGYLVSGMSLLSMGLGGFFAGLFIALASSWISSRAKLNEDSTFAGLYLGSLALGVVLVSLRKNSIDLIHLLFGSLLAVDNSALIFIGVVVTITLLILAVFYRAIVYESFNASFFSIYSSRYSMWIHALFMGLVVLNLIAGFQVLGTLMSVGLMMLPAISSRCWTDRLPSMIGISITFGVISSLLGLAWSWYQSIPAGPAIILVATLIFLLSIFFGSKKGIFRQ from the coding sequence ATGTCTATTCATATATTTGATGCATATCTCCAATTTGGCTTTATGCGACGCTCGTTATTAGCTTGCATAATACTATCATTTAGCTTGCCACCTTTAGGTATTTTCCTACTGTTAAGACGCATGAGTTTGGTTGGTGATGCGTTGTCGCATGCTGTATTACCAGGCGTTGCAATAGGGTACTTAGTTTCTGGTATGTCCTTGCTTTCTATGGGATTAGGTGGTTTTTTTGCAGGGCTGTTTATTGCCTTAGCCTCTAGTTGGATCAGTAGCAGGGCTAAGCTAAATGAGGATTCAACCTTTGCAGGTCTATATCTTGGTTCTCTAGCGTTAGGGGTTGTTTTAGTCTCTTTGCGTAAGAACAGCATTGACCTTATCCACTTATTATTTGGTTCGTTATTAGCCGTCGACAATAGCGCACTCATATTTATTGGTGTAGTGGTGACTATTACACTTTTAATACTCGCTGTTTTTTACCGCGCAATTGTATATGAGTCATTTAACGCCAGTTTTTTCTCTATTTACTCTAGTCGCTATTCAATGTGGATACATGCATTGTTTATGGGGTTAGTGGTATTAAACCTTATTGCCGGATTTCAAGTGCTAGGCACCTTGATGTCGGTTGGTTTGATGATGTTGCCCGCAATATCATCTCGATGCTGGACGGATAGATTACCTAGCATGATTGGGATATCGATTACATTCGGGGTTATTAGCTCATTGCTTGGCTTGGCCTGGTCGTGGTATCAGTCAATTCCAGCAGGGCCCGCAATAATATTAGTTGCAACACTTATTTTTCTACTGTCTATTTTCTTTGGAAGTAAAAAGGGAATATTTAGACAATAA
- a CDS encoding metal ABC transporter ATP-binding protein encodes MISVTNLVVGYQNNPIPYTISGDIKKGDLTAIIGPNGVGKTTLLKTLCSLIPSISGEIDWKNECQRDIAWLPQHSNIDRDFPINVFEVVSMGCWPRKSIMGRLSKKDIARVYFALEQTGITDLAKKSISLLSGGQFQRMLFARMLVQDASIMLMDEPFTGIDQETQKILLQLIVELHQQGKTIAAVLHDKDLVDHYFSNIIQFETNKVSFYKNKNLGKVIG; translated from the coding sequence ATGATATCAGTTACTAATTTAGTTGTTGGCTACCAAAATAACCCTATCCCTTACACGATATCTGGTGATATTAAGAAAGGGGATCTGACCGCTATTATTGGCCCCAATGGGGTTGGAAAAACCACATTGCTAAAGACATTGTGTAGCCTTATTCCGTCGATATCGGGTGAGATCGATTGGAAGAACGAATGCCAAAGAGATATTGCTTGGTTGCCCCAACATTCTAATATTGATAGGGACTTTCCTATCAACGTATTCGAAGTTGTTTCTATGGGATGTTGGCCGCGTAAGAGCATTATGGGAAGGTTATCTAAAAAAGATATAGCACGAGTCTATTTCGCTTTAGAGCAGACGGGAATTACAGACCTAGCAAAGAAAAGCATTAGTCTTTTATCTGGCGGTCAGTTTCAACGCATGCTGTTTGCGCGAATGTTGGTGCAAGATGCCTCGATAATGCTGATGGATGAACCATTTACAGGTATTGACCAAGAAACTCAGAAAATATTACTGCAACTTATTGTTGAACTCCATCAACAAGGAAAAACTATCGCCGCAGTACTGCATGATAAAGACTTGGTAGATCATTATTTTTCAAACATTATTCAATTTGAAACTAATAAGGTTAGTTTTTATAAGAATAAAAATTTAGGCAAGGTTATCGGGTAA